The Chryseobacterium sp. 52 genome includes a region encoding these proteins:
- a CDS encoding GNAT family N-acetyltransferase, which produces MENIKFEISPYQDELQLLIEGEKAGYMSIKIDGRLLIVYYTKIIEEREGHGYAKMLLDELVRYSEEKDLLVDPECDFVRQQFENHPARYKDIWHA; this is translated from the coding sequence ATGGAAAATATAAAGTTTGAGATATCGCCCTATCAGGATGAACTGCAGTTATTAATTGAGGGAGAAAAAGCGGGATATATGTCTATAAAAATTGACGGAAGGCTGCTAATTGTTTATTACACTAAAATTATTGAAGAACGTGAAGGACATGGCTACGCCAAAATGCTTCTGGACGAACTGGTCCGTTATTCTGAGGAAAAAGACCTCCTGGTAGATCCTGAATGTGATTTTGTACGCCAGCAGTTTGAGAATCATCCTGCAAGATATAAAGATATCTGGCATGCCTGA
- a CDS encoding MBL fold metallo-hydrolase: MMYLILIAVLLVSAYGLVMNLPAFGAEPKGKRLERIRRSELYKNKKFQNISHTPPIAEGYSTIKVTYDFLLGKKDPLLKPLKNIPSIHTDLKSIPKNQDVLIWLGHSSYYLQTDGVSFLVDPVLSLYGSPFKYFNKAFKGSDIYKPEDIPDLDYLVITHDHFDHLDYPTVKSIKDRTGNAIIPLGVGAHFERWEYAEEQLIEEEWGAEVLLKNNIKITFTPARHFSGRKIKQNNTLWTSYVLETPTKKIFLGGDSGYDSHFKMIGEKFGPFDYAVLENGQYDEAWRYIHALPEDVIQAAVDLKAENIIPVHSSKFALALHAWNEPLQKVTGLGKEKGLSILTPMIGEVLDMNLSDHQFNAWWED; encoded by the coding sequence ATGATGTACTTGATTTTAATAGCTGTTCTTTTGGTTTCAGCTTACGGGTTGGTGATGAATCTGCCGGCATTTGGAGCAGAACCTAAAGGGAAAAGACTGGAACGTATACGAAGGTCAGAACTCTATAAAAATAAGAAGTTTCAGAACATAAGCCATACACCTCCTATTGCCGAAGGTTACAGTACTATAAAAGTGACTTACGATTTTCTGTTGGGTAAAAAAGACCCGCTGTTGAAACCTCTGAAAAATATTCCTTCTATTCATACAGATTTGAAAAGTATTCCTAAAAATCAGGATGTATTGATCTGGCTGGGGCATTCATCCTATTATCTGCAGACCGATGGAGTATCTTTTCTGGTAGATCCTGTGCTGAGCTTGTACGGTTCACCTTTTAAGTATTTTAACAAAGCATTTAAAGGTTCAGATATATATAAACCGGAAGATATTCCGGATCTGGATTATCTGGTCATTACGCACGATCATTTTGACCACCTGGATTATCCGACTGTGAAATCCATTAAAGACAGAACTGGAAATGCCATTATTCCATTGGGGGTAGGTGCCCATTTTGAAAGGTGGGAGTATGCTGAAGAACAGTTAATTGAAGAAGAGTGGGGAGCAGAAGTCCTTTTGAAAAATAACATAAAAATCACCTTTACGCCGGCAAGACACTTTTCCGGAAGAAAAATAAAACAGAACAACACCCTTTGGACCTCTTATGTTCTGGAAACTCCTACAAAAAAGATATTTCTGGGTGGAGACAGTGGTTATGACTCTCATTTTAAAATGATTGGCGAAAAATTCGGACCTTTTGATTATGCAGTTCTTGAGAACGGACAGTATGATGAAGCCTGGCGTTATATCCACGCACTGCCTGAAGACGTGATTCAGGCAGCCGTTGATCTTAAAGCTGAAAATATTATTCCCGTCCATTCTTCGAAATTTGCATTGGCTCTTCATGCGTGGAATGAGCCGCTTCAGAAAGTGACAGGTTTAGGGAAAGAAAAAGGACTCAGTATCCTGACCCCGATGATTGGGGAAGTGCTGGATATGAATCTTTCAGACCATCAGTTCAATGCCTGGTGGGAAGACTGA
- a CDS encoding S41 family peptidase yields MKNYSIILLAAALSSCASIRRHNEQRASCIEPDKLKEDVDYAYSKLQKMHPQLYWYISKQDLDYKFDSLKETINQPLTPLQFYFKLQPVIADIREGHLALRIPRKKFTKKQIKALEHKKGMFSRFEYYVKNDHLFIIQNKDSVENIKPGTEILSINQIPVAEYLKKYRDLISSDGYNTTFQSYFLKDVFFNFYTAENGFKDTASIETLYNGKKYTYTLHRESKSKNDLDKDKEQEKRTPEKKVNDYVASSNSYNRNFKFLDNDSTTAYIKVKSFSRDYSDKFYKETFEKIKNAGAKYLIIDVRNNYGGSLYEINNLYSYLAPEPYVLIKPSQLTSRITPLKTNYFRKSSPFQYAFKSLAYPTYVFAQTFSTYKKDGKVYYKMKADKPTKPKKDAFQGKVFVLINGGSFSASSIITAKLKYDKRAVLVGEETGGANDGTVAGFYSYQKLPNSRINLPIGLLLVQPNIDFLNTKKGVEPDVTITESIQDIIDKKDPQLEWVKNEIAREKEPQ; encoded by the coding sequence TTGAAAAATTATTCGATCATACTCCTTGCCGCAGCGCTTTCTTCTTGTGCATCCATCAGAAGACACAATGAGCAGAGAGCATCATGCATTGAGCCTGACAAGCTTAAAGAGGATGTAGACTACGCCTACTCCAAACTTCAGAAGATGCATCCCCAACTTTATTGGTATATTTCCAAACAGGATCTTGACTATAAATTTGACAGTCTTAAAGAGACCATCAACCAACCTTTAACTCCGCTTCAGTTTTATTTTAAATTGCAACCTGTTATCGCCGATATCCGCGAAGGACATCTGGCTCTGAGAATACCCAGAAAAAAATTCACGAAGAAACAAATTAAAGCTCTTGAACATAAAAAAGGAATGTTCAGCCGTTTTGAATATTATGTAAAAAATGACCATCTGTTCATTATTCAAAATAAAGATTCGGTAGAAAATATAAAGCCGGGAACCGAAATTCTGTCTATCAATCAGATTCCTGTAGCTGAATATTTAAAGAAATACCGGGATTTGATCAGCAGTGACGGTTACAACACTACTTTTCAGTCTTATTTTTTAAAGGATGTATTTTTTAATTTTTATACTGCCGAAAACGGATTTAAAGATACCGCATCTATAGAGACGCTTTACAACGGTAAAAAATACACCTATACCCTGCACCGGGAATCTAAATCTAAAAATGATCTGGATAAAGATAAGGAGCAGGAAAAACGTACTCCTGAGAAGAAAGTCAATGACTATGTAGCTTCCAGCAATTCTTATAACCGAAATTTTAAATTTCTGGATAATGACAGCACCACGGCTTATATAAAAGTAAAAAGTTTTTCAAGAGATTATTCGGATAAGTTCTACAAGGAAACATTTGAGAAAATAAAAAATGCAGGAGCTAAATACCTCATCATAGATGTCCGCAATAACTATGGCGGATCGCTGTATGAGATCAATAATCTGTATTCATATCTGGCTCCGGAACCTTATGTTCTGATAAAGCCATCACAGCTTACGTCAAGGATCACTCCGCTAAAAACCAATTATTTCAGAAAAAGCAGTCCTTTTCAGTATGCTTTTAAGAGTCTGGCCTATCCTACTTATGTTTTTGCACAGACTTTCAGCACTTATAAAAAGGATGGAAAGGTGTATTACAAAATGAAGGCCGACAAGCCTACGAAACCTAAAAAAGATGCTTTTCAGGGTAAGGTTTTTGTCCTCATCAACGGTGGAAGTTTTTCGGCTTCTTCTATCATTACAGCAAAACTGAAGTATGATAAAAGAGCTGTCCTGGTGGGTGAAGAAACCGGTGGTGCGAATGACGGAACTGTGGCCGGGTTCTATTCTTACCAAAAACTGCCCAACTCAAGAATCAATCTTCCGATCGGGTTACTTCTGGTACAGCCAAACATCGATTTTCTAAATACTAAAAAGGGAGTTGAACCGGATGTTACCATCACGGAGAGTATTCAGGATATCATTGACAAAAAAGATCCACAACTGGAATGGGTGAAAAATGAAATTGCCAGGGAAAAAGAACCTCAATAG
- a CDS encoding RNA polymerase sigma factor, with protein sequence MNSLEQEFLDKIEKHKGIIFKISKMYMSEKDDRDDLFQEITYQIWKAYPSFRGQSEFSTWLYRIALNTAIIFLKSEKKRSFISNEDFSAYKIIQDDYDYGKEEKLIQMYEAIRQLNPIDKAFIFYYLEDFSGKEIAEQMGISEGNARVRMNRAKNKLKDILNLNKS encoded by the coding sequence ATGAACTCATTAGAGCAGGAATTTTTAGACAAAATTGAAAAACATAAAGGAATCATTTTTAAGATTTCTAAAATGTATATGTCCGAAAAAGATGACCGTGATGATCTTTTTCAGGAAATAACCTACCAGATCTGGAAAGCATACCCCAGCTTCAGAGGACAGAGCGAATTTTCAACCTGGCTTTACCGAATTGCGCTTAATACAGCCATTATTTTTCTGAAATCTGAGAAAAAAAGGAGTTTTATTTCAAATGAAGATTTTTCTGCCTATAAGATTATTCAGGATGATTATGACTATGGGAAAGAAGAGAAATTAATTCAAATGTATGAAGCGATCCGCCAGCTGAATCCTATTGATAAGGCTTTCATCTTTTATTATCTTGAAGATTTTTCAGGAAAAGAGATTGCTGAACAGATGGGAATTTCCGAAGGCAATGCCAGAGTGAGAATGAACCGCGCTAAAAATAAACTGAAAGATATCTTAAACTTAAATAAATCATAA
- a CDS encoding M4 family metallopeptidase: MKRITTLAGTLAFALTVGFTPVTLIQAQNKGRTEISVKELPKISSNSILGSFNADFSGHNVSSDFLINHLGEWLGTGSDHTYKLLKQNKDELGIKHSVYDHYYKGVKVMDDMILLHEKNGKLTYVNGEIITDINLSPNQQPTSQRIRSIIISDLKPQGKLTISNIEEVITKVSNGRKAVLYHASKVEALSMKPLKAFTYYIDNASGTVVKKNSRMHDADTPSTSTTYYKGDQSITVDSYNGEFRLKDNARNIHTMNGTNLDVDTINGGIINVEEYISPVANYTAVDTKPAVEVHWGMKNAYDYYMTRHNRNSYDGNGAKIDNYYNFDFGGFTGGANAAALDTPLYGGIVCMLYGNGTLFGGLLTLMNPVVGIDVAGHEYSHLIIGRNGLGGLNYESESGAINESIADMLGTAIEFYSGSSPNWTIGEGIPTASFLNPSPSPYMRSMSDPNNVNPGPQPDTYNGTYWASTANPDADNDHGGVHTNSGVGNYWFYLLSQGGSGTNDIGNPFNVTGITIEKAEKIIYRALTNYMTPNTTYMDAYNFTKQAVTDLYGASGNEQQQNVKAWYAVGIGNGILATSEAVRNQDHFNIYPNPVKEGVLTIENDKNNVSVEMYDASGRLIKGAQKLNKGTNKIYINNVQKGIYLLKVTSEGSGISTKKIIVE; this comes from the coding sequence ATGAAAAGAATAACTACTTTAGCCGGTACTCTGGCTTTTGCTCTGACTGTGGGCTTTACTCCTGTAACTTTGATACAGGCTCAAAACAAAGGAAGAACTGAGATTTCGGTGAAAGAACTTCCAAAAATTTCTTCAAATTCTATTCTGGGAAGTTTTAATGCAGATTTTAGCGGACACAATGTTTCATCAGATTTTCTAATTAATCATTTAGGAGAATGGCTAGGAACAGGAAGCGATCACACTTATAAGCTTCTTAAACAGAATAAGGATGAACTTGGAATAAAACATTCTGTTTATGACCATTATTACAAAGGGGTAAAAGTGATGGATGATATGATTCTGTTGCATGAAAAGAATGGAAAATTAACGTATGTAAACGGAGAAATTATCACGGATATTAACCTTTCTCCGAACCAGCAGCCTACTTCGCAAAGGATAAGATCCATCATTATTTCAGATCTTAAACCACAGGGGAAATTGACGATTTCGAATATTGAAGAAGTCATCACGAAAGTAAGTAATGGAAGAAAAGCAGTACTTTACCACGCTTCCAAAGTAGAAGCTTTGTCGATGAAGCCTTTAAAAGCTTTCACCTATTATATTGACAATGCCTCGGGAACTGTTGTCAAGAAAAATTCAAGAATGCATGATGCAGATACTCCGTCTACCAGTACCACTTATTATAAAGGCGATCAGTCTATTACCGTTGATTCTTATAATGGAGAATTTCGTCTAAAAGACAATGCCCGGAATATCCATACCATGAACGGGACAAATCTTGATGTGGATACTATAAACGGTGGAATTATTAATGTTGAAGAGTATATCAGTCCCGTAGCCAATTATACAGCCGTAGATACGAAACCTGCTGTAGAAGTTCATTGGGGAATGAAAAACGCTTATGATTATTATATGACAAGGCATAACAGAAACAGCTACGATGGGAACGGTGCTAAAATAGATAATTACTACAATTTCGATTTTGGAGGATTTACCGGAGGGGCTAATGCTGCTGCACTGGATACTCCTTTATATGGCGGGATTGTATGCATGCTTTACGGAAACGGAACCCTTTTTGGCGGATTACTTACGCTGATGAATCCTGTAGTGGGAATTGATGTCGCAGGCCATGAATATTCTCACCTGATCATAGGAAGAAACGGTTTGGGAGGATTGAATTATGAATCCGAATCAGGAGCTATTAATGAGTCTATTGCCGATATGCTGGGAACTGCCATAGAGTTTTATTCCGGAAGCAGTCCGAATTGGACGATAGGGGAAGGAATTCCTACTGCCTCTTTCCTTAACCCTTCTCCCAGCCCTTATATGAGAAGTATGTCTGATCCGAATAATGTAAATCCCGGTCCGCAACCAGATACTTATAATGGCACCTACTGGGCAAGTACTGCCAATCCGGATGCTGATAATGATCATGGAGGGGTGCATACCAACAGTGGAGTGGGGAATTATTGGTTCTATCTTCTTTCACAGGGCGGTTCCGGGACAAATGATATAGGAAACCCTTTTAATGTAACCGGAATTACCATCGAGAAAGCAGAAAAAATTATTTACAGAGCCCTAACCAATTATATGACTCCGAATACCACCTATATGGATGCCTATAATTTTACAAAACAGGCTGTAACAGATCTTTATGGTGCTTCAGGTAATGAACAGCAGCAAAATGTAAAAGCCTGGTATGCGGTAGGAATAGGAAACGGTATATTGGCAACCAGCGAAGCAGTCCGTAATCAGGATCATTTCAATATCTATCCAAATCCTGTAAAAGAGGGAGTATTGACTATAGAAAATGATAAAAATAATGTATCTGTAGAGATGTATGATGCTTCCGGCAGACTGATCAAAGGGGCTCAAAAATTAAATAAAGGAACAAATAAGATATATATTAATAATGTTCAGAAAGGTATATATCTGTTAAAAGTGACTTCAGAAGGAAGTGGTATTTCAACTAAGAAAATTATTGTAGAATAA
- a CDS encoding sigma-70 family RNA polymerase sigma factor yields MENEFLEKIEKHKGVIFKISKMYMDDQDDQNDLYQEIIYQAWKSYGDFQRRSDFSTWLYRTALNTAIVFLRSEKKRSFIQNQGIENLVVPHESYNDTDDRNMKLMYEAIHQLSPIDKALIFFFLEDFPGKEIARQLGITEVNARVKLNRAKIKLKEIIEKQKSGQI; encoded by the coding sequence ATGGAAAACGAGTTTTTAGAGAAAATTGAAAAACATAAAGGTGTTATTTTCAAGATCTCTAAGATGTATATGGACGATCAGGATGATCAAAATGACCTTTATCAGGAGATCATTTATCAGGCCTGGAAATCATACGGTGATTTCCAAAGAAGAAGTGACTTTTCCACTTGGCTCTACCGAACTGCGCTTAATACAGCCATTGTATTCCTGCGCAGCGAAAAAAAACGTAGTTTTATCCAAAATCAGGGTATAGAGAATCTTGTTGTTCCGCATGAATCCTATAATGATACTGATGACAGAAATATGAAGCTGATGTATGAGGCCATCCACCAACTCAGTCCTATAGACAAGGCACTTATTTTTTTCTTTTTAGAAGATTTTCCGGGTAAGGAGATTGCCCGCCAGCTGGGAATAACGGAAGTGAATGCCCGGGTAAAGCTGAACAGGGCGAAAATAAAACTGAAGGAAATCATCGAAAAACAAAAGAGCGGCCAGATTTAA
- a CDS encoding NADP-dependent glyceraldehyde-3-phosphate dehydrogenase has protein sequence MDSVQNIPSFQDIFKKENEIPEEFKVPEIHQTTYLLNGELVEWKGEVQNIYSPICIPTENGLERKLLGSIPNIGPEEAMDVLEASVKAYDNGLGEWPTMSVEGRIKCMQKFVFLMIRQRDLVIRLLMWEIGKTLADSTKEFDRTVDYINQTIDALKDLDRESSRFQQAEGTIAQIRRAPLGVVLSMGPFNYPLNEIFTTLIPALIMGNTILFKLPKHGVLAHYPLLNAFKEAFPKGTVNTLYGKGSEIITPIMESGKVNVLAFIGSSKVANGLKKLHPKVNRLRAILSLDAKNAAIVTKHADLDVAVSECILGALSFNGQRCTALKLIFVQKEVATEFTDKLNKAVSALKPGLPWEKDVRITPLPEVNKPPYLKECIEDAIAKGAKVLNENGGYNEASFVFPAVVYPVNSEMKLYHEEQFGPVIPVVPFEDIEEPIDYQVNASHGMQVSIFSEDPQEVSRLIDAFVNLVSRVNINCQAQRGPDVFPFTGRKDSAEGTLSVFDALRSFSIRSLVAAKLTDSNKKLLNTIVREHNSNFLSTDYIF, from the coding sequence ATGGATTCAGTACAGAATATACCGTCATTTCAAGACATTTTTAAAAAAGAAAACGAAATTCCCGAAGAATTTAAAGTTCCCGAGATCCATCAGACCACCTATCTTCTCAATGGAGAGCTGGTAGAATGGAAAGGGGAGGTTCAGAATATTTATTCTCCCATCTGTATTCCTACAGAAAACGGATTGGAAAGGAAGTTGCTGGGAAGCATTCCCAATATAGGTCCGGAAGAAGCCATGGATGTTCTTGAAGCTTCCGTTAAAGCCTATGATAACGGTCTTGGCGAATGGCCTACGATGTCTGTAGAAGGCAGAATCAAATGTATGCAGAAATTTGTGTTTCTGATGATCCGGCAAAGAGATCTGGTTATCAGATTGCTGATGTGGGAAATTGGAAAAACACTGGCAGATTCTACCAAAGAATTTGACCGTACCGTAGATTATATCAACCAGACTATTGATGCTTTAAAAGATTTGGACCGCGAATCTTCACGCTTCCAGCAGGCAGAAGGAACCATTGCCCAGATCAGAAGAGCGCCTCTGGGGGTTGTGCTCAGTATGGGCCCATTCAATTATCCTTTAAATGAAATATTTACAACCCTGATTCCTGCGTTGATCATGGGAAATACAATCCTGTTTAAACTCCCTAAACATGGTGTATTGGCACATTATCCTTTATTAAATGCATTTAAAGAAGCCTTTCCGAAAGGAACTGTAAATACTCTGTATGGTAAAGGTTCAGAAATTATTACTCCCATTATGGAAAGTGGAAAAGTAAATGTTCTGGCATTTATCGGGTCCAGCAAAGTGGCTAACGGATTGAAAAAGCTGCATCCAAAAGTGAACCGCCTGAGAGCTATTTTAAGTTTGGACGCTAAAAATGCAGCAATCGTTACCAAGCATGCGGATTTGGATGTGGCGGTCAGCGAATGTATTCTTGGAGCACTTTCATTTAACGGGCAGCGTTGTACAGCCCTGAAGTTGATCTTTGTACAAAAAGAAGTAGCTACCGAATTCACGGACAAATTAAATAAAGCCGTTTCAGCTCTGAAGCCTGGACTTCCCTGGGAAAAAGATGTCAGAATAACACCACTTCCGGAAGTGAATAAGCCACCATATCTGAAAGAATGTATAGAAGATGCCATCGCTAAAGGAGCAAAAGTCTTAAATGAAAATGGAGGCTATAATGAAGCGTCGTTCGTATTTCCTGCCGTAGTTTATCCGGTAAACAGCGAGATGAAGCTGTATCACGAAGAGCAGTTTGGTCCGGTAATCCCCGTAGTTCCTTTTGAAGACATAGAAGAGCCCATCGATTATCAGGTGAATGCATCACACGGAATGCAGGTTAGTATTTTCAGTGAAGATCCTCAGGAGGTTTCCCGATTGATTGATGCTTTTGTGAATCTTGTGAGCCGTGTCAATATCAATTGCCAGGCACAGCGTGGACCGGATGTTTTTCCGTTCACAGGAAGAAAAGACAGTGCAGAAGGAACACTTTCCGTTTTTGATGCCCTCCGTTCATTCTCTATCAGGTCATTGGTAGCCGCAAAACTGACAGATTCCAATAAGAAATTATTAAATACAATCGTCAGAGAACATAATTCTAATTTTTTAAGTACGGACTATATTTTCTAA
- the tpx gene encoding thiol peroxidase, producing MFSKLIFSTLFFFSAMSFAQNAKTANTVMMGGKPVHTYAKLPAVNKAAPKFTLTDMTMKDQTLDSYKGKFIILNIFPSVDTGVCSASVHHFNEDAANIPNTVVLCISKDLPFAQKRFCGAEGIKNVVMLSDFRSDFGKTYGVEITDSVMKGLLSRAVVVIDPSGKIIYEEQVDDISHEPNYEAAIAAVKK from the coding sequence ATGTTTTCAAAATTGATTTTCAGTACTCTATTCTTTTTCTCAGCAATGAGTTTTGCCCAAAACGCTAAAACAGCGAATACCGTTATGATGGGAGGAAAACCGGTACATACTTACGCTAAACTCCCTGCAGTAAATAAAGCAGCGCCAAAATTTACACTTACCGATATGACGATGAAAGATCAGACTCTGGATTCTTACAAAGGAAAATTCATCATTCTGAATATTTTTCCAAGTGTAGATACGGGAGTATGTTCCGCTTCTGTACATCATTTCAATGAAGATGCAGCTAATATTCCGAATACAGTTGTTCTTTGTATTTCTAAAGATTTACCCTTTGCCCAAAAAAGGTTTTGTGGTGCCGAAGGGATCAAAAATGTTGTCATGCTTTCTGATTTCCGTTCTGATTTTGGAAAAACATACGGAGTGGAAATTACAGATTCTGTGATGAAAGGACTTTTAAGCAGAGCTGTTGTGGTGATTGATCCTTCGGGAAAAATTATTTATGAAGAGCAGGTTGATGATATTTCACACGAACCTAATTATGAAGCAGCAATTGCAGCGGTAAAAAAATAA
- a CDS encoding serine hydrolase domain-containing protein, giving the protein MKKLFLLFLLPILLLSFKQKSEADKTSGIVNSSPNDTLTKSLQLDYQKDAIIGFSVAVINEKGLVYDKGFGYTDIEQKKAYTSHTVQNIASISKTLIGISLLKAQELGKLNLNDPINKYLPFKIINPNYPDTPILIKHLAYHTSSITDLDDVYAKSYVLTKSEHAGNEGVYDYFNKPETHISLLNFIQNSLTQKGKWYKKETFSNTKPGDEREYSNIAAALCALVIESATGQDYSIFTKENIIKPLQMNNSGWSSKDIDVSMRSRLFANKKKMIADYSLITYADGGFLTSSHDLGLFLSELIKGYEGNGTLLNKKSYQKLFEKKKFTENGKTEEYGVFIEFRDGFLKIKNNMIGHNGSDPGVFTAMYFNPETKTGKVLLVNTDTDFTDGVWPEIEEIWKSLSKYEKTMKP; this is encoded by the coding sequence ATGAAAAAACTCTTCTTACTCTTCCTTCTTCCGATACTATTATTGTCTTTTAAACAAAAAAGTGAAGCTGATAAAACAAGCGGAATAGTTAATTCTTCCCCAAATGACACCCTCACGAAAAGCTTACAACTGGATTATCAAAAAGATGCAATTATAGGTTTTTCAGTTGCCGTGATCAATGAAAAAGGACTGGTTTATGATAAAGGATTCGGATATACGGATATTGAACAAAAGAAAGCATATACATCCCATACTGTTCAAAATATAGCGTCAATCTCCAAAACACTCATAGGAATATCCCTGTTGAAAGCACAGGAATTAGGGAAACTTAATCTCAATGATCCTATCAACAAATATTTACCTTTTAAGATCATCAATCCCAATTATCCTGATACTCCGATCTTAATCAAACATTTGGCGTATCATACTTCTTCTATTACTGACCTTGATGATGTTTATGCAAAATCATATGTTCTGACAAAAAGCGAGCATGCCGGTAATGAAGGTGTTTATGATTACTTCAATAAACCTGAAACCCATATTTCTTTACTCAATTTTATTCAAAACAGTCTTACTCAAAAGGGGAAATGGTATAAAAAAGAGACCTTTTCCAATACAAAACCTGGAGATGAACGCGAGTATTCCAATATAGCTGCTGCTCTTTGTGCGTTGGTCATAGAATCTGCAACGGGACAGGATTATAGTATCTTCACGAAAGAGAATATCATAAAACCACTACAAATGAACAACTCAGGCTGGTCTTCAAAAGACATTGACGTGAGTATGCGTTCCAGACTGTTTGCCAATAAAAAGAAGATGATCGCAGATTATTCTCTTATTACGTATGCGGATGGTGGATTTCTGACATCGAGTCATGATCTTGGTTTATTTTTATCTGAATTGATAAAAGGATATGAAGGAAATGGGACACTATTAAACAAAAAGAGTTACCAAAAACTCTTTGAAAAGAAAAAATTTACGGAAAACGGAAAAACCGAAGAATATGGAGTTTTTATTGAATTCCGTGACGGATTTTTAAAGATTAAAAATAATATGATTGGTCATAATGGTTCTGACCCGGGCGTATTCACAGCAATGTATTTTAACCCTGAAACTAAAACAGGAAAAGTATTGCTGGTGAACACGGATACGGATTTTACAGATGGTGTATGGCCTGAAATAGAGGAAATATGGAAATCCTTATCAAAGTATGAGAAAACAATGAAGCCATAA
- a CDS encoding TonB-dependent receptor plug domain-containing protein, giving the protein MKITIPKPCHENWEIMTPEEKGKFCSVCSKTVRDFTGALDNEMIHFFSNSSENTCGRFSESQLNRDLQYSFINSLFAKFAVGFMLTAGGFVSVQAQQNEIHDTLKAEEIKDVMLLPAFSKQNNQKMLLGSTTVISGDLLTNPKQNEKAEMASKLSGVAFNQMPGNSLGKAEIRIGRASSTRSGDQKPLCIVNGKETNWEELRTMDPKVIKTINVLKDATAIYGAKAKHGVIMVTTKRKVKK; this is encoded by the coding sequence ATGAAAATCACCATACCCAAACCCTGTCATGAAAACTGGGAAATAATGACTCCCGAAGAAAAAGGAAAATTCTGTTCTGTATGTTCCAAAACCGTAAGAGATTTTACAGGTGCTTTGGATAATGAAATGATACATTTCTTTTCAAATTCATCTGAAAATACTTGTGGCAGATTTAGTGAGTCGCAGCTCAACAGAGATTTGCAGTATTCTTTTATCAACTCACTCTTTGCGAAGTTTGCGGTAGGTTTTATGCTGACAGCCGGAGGCTTTGTTTCTGTACAGGCGCAACAAAATGAGATACATGACACGTTGAAAGCAGAAGAAATAAAAGACGTAATGTTGCTGCCCGCATTCAGTAAACAGAACAATCAAAAAATGCTCCTTGGATCAACTACCGTAATATCAGGAGATCTTTTAACGAATCCCAAACAAAATGAAAAAGCAGAAATGGCGTCAAAATTGTCTGGGGTAGCTTTTAATCAGATGCCTGGAAACAGCTTAGGCAAAGCGGAAATAAGGATTGGAAGAGCTTCATCCACCAGGAGCGGAGATCAGAAACCTTTATGCATCGTCAATGGTAAGGAAACCAACTGGGAAGAACTTAGAACGATGGATCCTAAAGTCATTAAAACGATCAATGTTCTGAAAGATGCAACCGCCATCTATGGTGCAAAAGCCAAACATGGAGTAATAATGGTGACAACGAAACGAAAAGTGAAAAAATAG